A genomic window from Candidatus Cloacimonadota bacterium includes:
- a CDS encoding GPI inositol-deacylase — MRPLFIAIEKLTTNGIGIITFVTKLTCLRNIIPMMIVTILASSMLYAMPTTVDYLASIPSFVTERTDNSHGNYMVTGPGKVVVPISESGAEITDVIHYNDIRFIFDDEFNGLIKKLYFGDGSNSIANTQTNFLDHKYDVAGSSETYSLILKLYNIGGQPLYNINFTITICPLLNNQSVSEIDDNVKLTYFMSSNTDAGRKPLLFIEGFALTGSTAAASIICMNPNFFSGLLNDGYDIFILTFGSSNQNSLTSNSQYVLAALNHIQTQYNQNEVLEPVKIIGYSMGGILARLALSYAEAGNYPHMSNAVITLDSPHRGILINDNAQSLLNNTMIQAVLPDDFDEMIDAVFNSDAAKQMIRNNIMGINPSVEYGSNQYREVFGILNNSDSGGQNLLNNTGFPHQQNFVKKYAVALGSNTLSGNVNNSSNFSNIDVRFKLGMLTLTLNIAGINSVWYDKTPSSLIPMRNKYTYTICEHDWDDFLDKFLGTPKLQLIMSQSYIPPMVPTASSLCIESIPFTNGNFNSQLPTTFTIPFDGYYISPEPRYHNLIPQDASTWILNTLNAIENDPSSRMIGYASGSVTCQGNVSPGVDVSVINITTNETYNTTTNELGEYSFPLFYLSPCEYQITIAGDGYYSSKQTHSIQPNHL; from the coding sequence ATGAGACCTCTATTTATTGCCATCGAGAAATTAACTACCAATGGTATAGGCATAATTACATTTGTCACGAAGTTAACATGTTTAAGAAACATAATACCGATGATGATTGTGACAATACTAGCATCTAGCATGCTGTATGCTATGCCAACTACTGTCGATTATCTAGCAAGCATCCCGAGTTTTGTTACTGAAAGGACAGATAATAGCCACGGAAACTACATGGTAACAGGCCCGGGGAAAGTAGTTGTTCCAATATCTGAAAGTGGGGCAGAAATAACAGACGTTATCCATTACAATGATATCCGTTTTATTTTTGATGATGAATTCAACGGTTTGATAAAGAAATTATACTTCGGTGATGGATCCAACTCGATTGCAAACACACAGACCAATTTCCTAGACCATAAGTATGATGTTGCTGGTTCAAGTGAAACATATTCACTAATATTGAAGCTATACAACATAGGGGGACAGCCTTTGTATAATATAAACTTCACTATTACAATATGCCCTCTATTAAATAATCAATCTGTTTCAGAAATTGACGATAATGTGAAGCTAACCTACTTTATGTCTAGCAACACAGATGCAGGACGAAAACCGCTTCTTTTTATCGAGGGCTTCGCTCTCACGGGATCAACAGCAGCAGCCTCAATTATCTGTATGAATCCTAACTTCTTTTCTGGGTTGCTAAACGATGGATATGATATATTTATCTTAACATTTGGAAGCTCCAATCAAAACAGCTTAACAAGCAATTCTCAGTATGTGCTTGCTGCGCTGAATCATATTCAAACGCAATATAACCAAAACGAAGTTCTTGAGCCAGTAAAAATCATTGGATATTCAATGGGAGGGATATTAGCACGACTTGCCTTAAGTTATGCTGAAGCTGGGAATTATCCCCATATGAGTAATGCTGTGATAACTCTGGATTCACCTCATAGAGGGATTTTGATTAACGATAATGCCCAGAGTTTGTTGAACAACACTATGATACAAGCTGTCTTGCCAGATGATTTTGATGAAATGATCGATGCAGTGTTTAATTCAGATGCTGCTAAACAGATGATCCGGAATAATATTATGGGCATCAATCCATCGGTTGAATATGGGAGTAATCAATATAGGGAAGTCTTTGGTATCCTTAATAATTCGGATAGTGGTGGACAAAATCTGCTTAATAATACTGGCTTTCCTCACCAACAAAACTTTGTGAAGAAATACGCTGTAGCTTTAGGCTCTAACACACTGTCTGGGAACGTAAACAACAGTAGCAATTTCTCAAATATCGATGTTCGCTTTAAACTGGGAATGCTTACTTTAACTCTTAATATTGCTGGAATTAACTCAGTTTGGTATGACAAAACCCCGAGTTCTCTAATCCCAATGCGCAATAAATATACGTACACTATATGTGAACATGATTGGGACGACTTTCTTGATAAATTCTTAGGTACCCCCAAACTTCAGCTAATCATGTCACAAAGCTATATTCCGCCAATGGTCCCTACTGCATCAAGCTTGTGCATTGAAAGTATCCCATTTACAAATGGAAACTTCAATTCTCAATTACCTACAACTTTTACTATCCCCTTCGACGGTTACTATATCTCCCCTGAGCCCAGATATCATAATTTAATCCCTCAAGATGCTTCAACATGGATATTGAACACATTAAATGCAATTGAAAATGACCCTAGTTCAAGAATGATTGGATACGCATCAGGATCAGTTACCTGCCAAGGTAACGTAAGCCCAGGGGTTGATGTTTCAGTTATTAACATCACTACTAATGAAACTTATAATACAACAACAAATGAATTAGG